Below is a genomic region from Vibrio cortegadensis.
ATCGTAAAAGTTCAGCTCTTGATTTTATGGCAGCTCAGGAGTTTGGAGTGATAGTTGGTGGTGTTTATCTTGCTCATGCAGGGACAGAGCTAGACGAGTATGAAGCTGTAAATAAAGAGCTCACTAACCACATTTCTGAATATGGTTTTCTTTGTTCCAGTTTTTACGGTCTAGGACGTTCTGAGTGTACAATCTTGCTTGGTGTTAAGGGGTAGGCGCACGTGGTGAGAAATTTTCATAACAAAGCGTTTAAGAGTGACTCCAAACGCGTGCCGTTTTCGCTTCGCTCAAGTATGGCACACTTGTTTGTCGCACCTTAACGCGGCGTTAGGCTCCCGAGTACCCCACGTTTAGTAGACACTTTACTAAGTTAGATCTAGGGTCTAATTGAGAGGTGATTTATGGCTAAACATCGTAATCCAGCGTATACCGAAGAATTCCGCAAAGAAGCAGTTCGTCTGTCCGAGCTTCCAGGTCGTACAGCCGCATCCGTTGCGAAAGAGTTGGGCGTCAGCGCCCAACAGATTGCTAACTGGAAGCGTCAATTTAACCGCTTGTCTGATAAACAGTTTAACACCTTAGACGGTGTTGATTACTCCAAGAAAGAATCCGAAGAACTGCGAGCGCTTAAGCGCGAAAACAAACGACTTAAAGATGAGATGGAATTCCTAAAGAAGGTCTCGGCGTACTTCGCGAAGCAGCAAGAGTGAAGTACGAGTTCATCGAAAGTTATGTGGGTGAGTATGCCGTTGTTCTTATGTGTTGTGCATTAGGCGTGTCCCCGAGTGGTTACTACAAATGGTTAGGTCGCTCGCTTAGCGAGCGAGCAAAGCGTCGAAGCCGCTTTGAACAGCTAGTTATGTGTACCTTTGCCGAGTATCGGGCTAGGTATGGTTCAGTTCGCTTAGCTGAAGAGTTAAACAAAGCAGGCTATGCCTGCAGTGTGAACTATATTGCTGATATTATGACGAAAAAGGGTATTAAGGCTCGAAATGGAAAAGGGTTTAAATACAGTAAAGATGTCGCGGCGATGACGAATGTCGCCGATAATTTATTGCGTAGAGACTTTGAGGCCGAGAGCCCCAACCAGAAGTGGGTCACCGACATCACCTATATCTGGGTAAAGAGCCGTTGGCTCTATCTTGCGACAGTGTTAGACCTTCACTCGAGACGCATTGTGGGTTGGTCATTAGACACCAATATGACAGAGGTGCTCATCACCAACGCTTTGAAAATGGCGTTTAAGTCACGCAAGCCGCCGAAAGGCGTCTTAATCCACTCAGACCGTGGTGTACAATACAGAGCTTATAAGTATCAGGACTTCATGCGAAAGCATGGAGGCGTACCAAGCATGAGCCGTCAGGGTAACTGTTGGGACAATGCAGTAATGGAGTCGTTCTTCAGTCGACTGAAAGTCGAATTGATTTACGCAGAAGATTATCAAACAATCGAAGAAG
It encodes:
- a CDS encoding IS3 family transposase, which codes for MKYEFIESYVGEYAVVLMCCALGVSPSGYYKWLGRSLSERAKRRSRFEQLVMCTFAEYRARYGSVRLAEELNKAGYACSVNYIADIMTKKGIKARNGKGFKYSKDVAAMTNVADNLLRRDFEAESPNQKWVTDITYIWVKSRWLYLATVLDLHSRRIVGWSLDTNMTEVLITNALKMAFKSRKPPKGVLIHSDRGVQYRAYKYQDFMRKHGGVPSMSRQGNCWDNAVMESFFSRLKVELIYAEDYQTIEEARMGIFEYIEVFYNRKRRHSALGHVSPVEYESM
- a CDS encoding transposase, which gives rise to MAKHRNPAYTEEFRKEAVRLSELPGRTAASVAKELGVSAQQIANWKRQFNRLSDKQFNTLDGVDYSKKESEELRALKRENKRLKDEMEFLKKVSAYFAKQQE